The window GCAGCAGCGTCGCGTCCTCCTTGCTCCAGCCGGGCGCGTCGGGACCGTCCGCGACGCGGTCGATCTCCTCCTCGGTGAGCCCGGCCATCTTGCCGATCACCACGTGCTGCGCCCACTCGTACTCCGAGCCGCACAGCCAGCCGGCGCGCAGGATGAGCAGCTCGCGGTCGCGCGCCGAGAGCGTGCTCTTCGCCAGGATGTGGTTCGCGAACACCATCCAGTGCTTGAGGAGCTTCGGATGGTGCGCGAGCGTCGAGAAGACGTTGAACACCTGGCCGCCCGAGAGCGCCTTGGTCGGCTCGATCACCGTGCGTGCTTCGTCCGTCCACTCGCTCTCCGGCAAGGGCGCGATCCGTGGCGTGCTGGGCATCATGTCCGCTCTCCTTCGGGGCGAGCCTGTCGGAGGCGGGTCGCGCGCGCAAGCGCTTGCGCGCTTCGGGTCGGGGGGTAAGGTGCGAGCCCTGCGCGGCGCCGCCGCAGACGGCTGCGGGACGAGGAGCACATGGAACGACGGACGCGGTTTTCCCTCCTCTACTACCTGTGGGTGTTGAGCCTCATCCTGCTCGTCGACACGTTCCTGTTCGGCGGGCCGTCGGTGCCGGAGATCCCGTACAGCGAGTTCCTCGACCGCGTGACGAAGAACCAGGTCGCGACGGTCGTGCTCACGCCGGAGCAGATCTGGGGGGAGATGAAGGCCACGTCCGGCGCGGCGCCGACCGATGTGGCGAAGACGTCGGATGCGACGAAGGCGTCGGACGCGGCGACGGCGTCGGCCGACGCTGCGCACGCGCCGACGTCCGACGCGGCGAAGCAGGCGTCCGACACCGCGAAGGCGGACGCGGACGCCACGAAGAAGACCATCACCCCGCCCGCGCGCGAGACGCCGTGGCGCCTCGACCGCATCCGCGCCTGGTTCGCCGGCGCCGAGGAGCAGGCGAAGCGCGCGCAGCAGGAGCGTGAGGCGGCGCTGCGCCGTCAGTTCACGGTCACGCCCGTCGACGATCCGAACCTCGTCGCGACGCTGCAGGCGCACGGCGTCGACTTCCGCGCCGAGATCGAGTCGCACTGGCTGCGCGACCTGTTCCTCAACTGGATCGTGCCCTTCGGCATCCTGTTCCTGCTCTGGGGCGTGGTCATGCAGCGCATGGGGCAGGGGCCCGGCGTGCTCAACGTCGGCAAGAGCAAGGCAAAAATCTACGCCGCGGACGAGCAGAGCCGCACGCGCTTCTCCGACGTCGCGGGCGTCGACGAGGCGGTCGAGGAGACGCGCGAGATCGTCGCGTTCCTGAAGGAGCCCGCGAAGTACACGCGGCTCGGCGCGAAGCTGCCGACCGGCGTGCTGCTCGTCGGACCGCCCGGCACCGGCAAGACGCTGCTCGCGCGCGCGGTCGCCGGCGAGGCCGGCGTGCCGTTCTTCAGCCTCTCGGGCTCGGACTTCGTCGAGATGTTCGTCGGCGTCGGCGCGGCGCGCGTCCGCGACCTGTTCCAGGAGGCGAAGAAGAAGGCGCCGTGCATCATCTTCATCGACGAGCTCGACGCGATCGGGAAGTCGCGCGGCCAGACCGCGGCGCCGGTCGGCGGCTACGACGAGCGCGAGAATACGCTCAACCAGATCCTGGTCGAGATGGACGGCTTCGACGGCAAGTCGGGCGTCGTGCTGATGGCGGCGACCAACCGTCCCGAGGTGCTCGACCCGGCGCTGCTGCGTCCCGGGCGCTTCGACCGCCAGATCCTCGTCGACCGCCCCGACCGCGAGGGACGGCTCGCGATCTTCCGCATCCACTCGCGCAACCTCACGCTGGGCGACGACGTCGACCTCGCGCAGATGGCGGCGCAGACCGTCGGCTTCGTCGGCGCGGACATCGCGAACCTGTGCAACGAGGCGGCGCTGCTCGCCGCGCGCCGCGGCCGCGACCGCGTCGTGATGGCCGACTTCCAGGACGCGATGGAGCGCGTGATCGGCGGGCTCGAGAAGAAGAATCGCGTGCTCAACGAGCGCGAGCGGCGTACCGTCGCCTACCACGAGTCCGGCCACACGCTGGTCGGATACTTGACGCCCGGCGCGGACCCCGTGCAGAAGGTGTCGATCGTGCCGCGCGGACGCGGCGCGCTGGGCTACACGCTGCAGGCGCCGCTCGAGGACCGCTACCTGATGTCGCGCGCCGAGCTGCTCGGCCGCATCCGCACGCTGCTCGGCGGCCGCGCCGCGGAGGAGATCGTGTTCGGCGAGATCTCGACCGGCGCGTCCGACGACCTCGAGAAGGCGAGCAAGATCGCGCGCGACATGCTCACCGTCTACGGCATGAGCAAGCGCCTGCCGAACCTGTCGCTGTCGCGCGGCCAGGCGGGCTTCCTCGGCCAGGGCCCGCAGACCGCGCCGCACTCGGGCGAGATCGAGCAGGCGATCGGCGAGGAGCAGCTCGAGATCCTGCGCGACTGCTACGCCGAGGCGAAGCGCATCCTCACCGAGCACCGCGCGCAGCTCGAGGCGCTCGCGCAGCGCCTGCTCGCGCAGGAGAAGCTCGAGGCGTCCGACCTGCTCGAGATCCTCGGCCCGCGTCCCGGCGAGGCGGGCGGCGAGCGCTCGCCGACGGCCGCGGCCTGACGGCGGCGCGCCCTCGTCGCCCTGGCCGCCGTCGCCCGGTGACCGCCCCCGTGGGTGCGGGCGCGGCCGTTTCGCTAAGACTCCCCGCACCATGAGCGAGCGAGACACCGGCGCCGCGGCCGAGGCCGCGGCACGCGCCCCCGGACAGGACTTCATCCGTCAGCGCATCAGCGCCGACGTCGCGGCCGGCAAGAACGGCGGCCGCGTGCACACCCGCTTCCCTCCCGAGCCGAACGGCTACCTGCACGTCGGGCACGCGAAGTCGATCTGCCTGAACTTCGGCGTCGCGCAGGAGTACGGCGGGCTCTGCAACCTGCGCTTCGACGACACCAACCCCGTCAAGGAGGACGTCGAGTACGTCGAGGCGATCAAGCGCGACGTCCGCTGGCTCGGCTTCGACTGGCAGGACCGCGAGTACTACGCGTCCGACTACTTCGAGCAGCTCTACGAGTACGCGGTGCAGCTCATCCGCAAGGGGCTCGCCTACGTCGACAGCCTGTCCGCCGACGAGATCCGCGAGTACCGCGGCACGCTCACCGAGCCGGGGCGCAACAGCCCGTACCGCGATCGCTCCGTCGAGGAGAACCTCGATCTCTTCGCGCGCATGCGCGCCGGCGAGTTCGAGGACGGCGCGCACGTGCTGCGCGCCAAGATCGACATGGCGTCGCCGAACCTGAACCTGCGCGACCCGACGCTCTACCGGATCCGCAAGGCGAGCCACCACCGCACCGGCGACAAGTGGTGCATCTACCCGATGTACGACTTCGCGCACGCGCTGTCGGACGCGATCGAGGGCATCACGCACTCGCTCTGCACGCTCGAGTTCGAGGATCATCGCCCGCTCTACGACTGGTTCATCGAGAACCTCGACGTGCCGAGCCGGCCCGTGCAGATCGAGTTCGCGCGCCTGAACCTCACCTACACGGTGATGAGCAAGCGCAAGCTCCTGCAGCTCGTGCGCGAGGGGCACGTCAAGGGCTGGGACGATCCGCGCATGCCGACGCTCGCCGGCATGCGTCGGCGCGGCGTGCCGCCCGAAGCGCTGCGCGACTTCTGCGCGCGCATCGGGCTCGCGAAGAAGGACGCGACGATCGACATCGGCCAGCTCGAGTTCTCGATCCGCGACGAGCTGAACCGCACCGCGCCGCGCGTGATGGCGGTGCTGCGTCCGCTGCGTCTCGTGATCGAGAACTGGGAGGAGGGCCGCGTCGAGGAGGTCGAGGCGGTGAACAACCCGGAGGATCCGTCCGCCGGGACGCGCCTCGTGCCGTTCTCGAAGGTGCTGTGGATCGAGCGCGACGACTTCATGGAGAACCCGCCGAAGAAGTTCTTCCGCCTGTCGCCCGGCGCCGAGGTGCGGCTGCGCTACGCCTACATCGTCAAGTGCACGGGCGTCGTGAAGGACCCCGCGACCGGCGAGGTCACCGAGGTGCGCTGCACGATCGATCCCGAGACCAGGAGCGGTCTGCCGGGCGCTTCACGCAAGGTGAAGGGCACGATCCACTGGCTGTCGGCGGCGCACGCGGTGCCGGTCGAGGTGCGGCTCTACGACCGCCTGTTCCGCAGCGAGAAGCCGGAGGAGGCGGGCTCGTTCCTCGACGATCTGAACCCGAACTCGCTCGAGGTCGTCGAGAGCGCGTTTGCCGAGCCGTCGGCTGCGGCGGCGCCCGTCGGCAGCCGCTTCCAGTTCGAGCGTCTCGGCTACTTCGCGGTCGACCCCGACACGACGCCCGAGCGGACGGTGTTCAACCGCATCGTCACGCTGCGCGATACGTGGGCCAAGATCGCACAGTCCGCACAGTCGCAGTGAAACGTTGCGCTTGACGCGCTGACCGCAGCGGGCGCCTCCAGCGCGGGGCGCCCGCTGCAGCCCACGCGGAACGTGGCGCGGGCCGTCGGATCCGTTGGGCTGCGACAGGCCTCCGGCGACCCACTGCCCGTCGTGCTCGGCCACGCGGTCGACGCCGCCGCTCACCACGGAGACGCCGGCCATTGCCATGTTCCCGAAGCCTCCCCCGATCGAGGAGTCTGCGCCGTACGCGTCGTCGTGCTTGCCGCCGCACACCGTCGATCCCTGGCCGGCGGCATGGTTGTCCTCCCCTCCGACGACCACGGCCCAGCGGCCGGGCACGCGGTTGTCCTCAACGCCGACGATCGCCGCGCCTTCGCCGCGCGCGTCGTTGTTGGTGCCGCCGACGACGACCGAGTGCGCTCCACGCACGTCGCTTCCCCACGAGCCGATCGCCGCGGCGTGTGGGGCGGTCACCTCGTTGAAGCGCCCCGACACGATCGCGCCGTAGCTCGTGTACTCGTCGTACGAGCCGAGGACGAGGTTGTGCGAACCGTTGGGCAGCTCGTCGCTCTGCTCGTTGTAGCCGATGATCACGTTGCCGGTGCCGTTGGTCGGGCCGGCGTGGAGCCGCTGCCGCTCACCACCTGCAGGTTGACGCTGCTCAGGCGCAGGGTCTTGCCCTCGTCCGCGAGCTCGAGGGCGGCGAGCAGCTTCTGCAGCGCGGTGAAGGAGCCGAGCTGGATCTCGGTCGGGCGACAGCGGTCGGCGCGCACGACGAGGTTGCGTGCCTTGCCGCGCTGCCGGATGCAGACGAGATCCTCCGCGGCCGACGCTGCCGTCGCGAGCGACACCACTGCGCCCAGGGCAGCCACGGGACGAATTCGAAGAGACGCCATCCGTCTGTCCTGCAAGCGACAAGCAACTCTTTGGGGACGGCCTTGCAGAGCCCGGTCGCGCGCGACGCGCGTGCCCGGGAACGCAGCTTCAGCCTTTGCGCGGCGCTCGCGCCGCGAGCGCCGCGCGGATCTCTTCGTGCCGCTCGCGCGACAGCGGGAACTTCCGCACGACGAGCAGCGTCGCGACGAAGAACAGCGCCGGCAGCGGACCCCACGCGAGCTTGAGCAGCAGCACGGTCTCCGCGGACTGCTGCTCCTGGCCGGGCACGTAGCCGAGGTAGGGCAGCAGCACGCCGGCGAGCGCGATGCCCACCGCACCGGCGAGCTTCATGGTGAGCGTCCACACGCCGAAGAACGCTCCCTCGCGGCGGCGTCCCGAGTCGAGCTCGTCCTCGTCGAACACGTCGGCGACGATCGCGAGCGGCAGCACGTAGCCGCCGACGCCGAGCCCGGCGAGGACGATGAACGCGAACATCGCCGCGATCGGCCAGCTCGGGTTGACCAGCGGCGAGACGCACAGGCTCAGCACGCTCCACACGAGGCACGCCGCGAACGACAGGTTCTTGCCGAAGCGCGCGGCCGCGGCACCCCAGAACGGGAAGCTCACCGTCGCCGCGAGCAGGTAGAGGGCCACGACGAGCCCGGCCTCGCGCGGCATGCCGAACGCGTCGCGGAAGACGTAGAGCGAGAACGCCTGGTTGATCGACGAGCCGCAGACCGCGAGCGCGGTTCCGGCGAGCACGATGCGGAACGAGCGCAAGCGCAGCGTCGCACGCAGGTCGGCGAGCAGCGCGCGCAGGCTCGCGCTCTCCAGCTGCGCGGGCGGCGGCGGCTCGCGCGTGCCGAGAAACGCGACCACGCCCGCGACGAGCATCAGCGCGGCGAGCGCGATGCCGGCCGTCGCGTAGCCTTCGCGTCCGCTGCCGAGCGCGGCCGCGAGCGCGAGGAAGCCGCCGCCCCCGAGCAGCAGACCGAGGTTGTGGAACACGGCGCGCACCGTCACGACGCGCGCGCGCTCGCCGTAGTCGGTGCTGAGCTCCGCGCCGAGCGCGAGGTAGGGCGTGGTGTAGAAGCCGAAGAAGATGTCGAACAGGAAGAGCGCGCCGACCAGGTAGACGAACACCTCGCGCGGCGTGCCCGCGGGCGGCATCCACAGCGCCGCGAAGCAGATCGCGAGCGGCACGATCATCGCCGCCATGTACGGTCGGCGCCGGCCGAAGCGCGTGCGCGTGCGGTCCGACAGCCAGCCGGTGATCGGGTCGTTGATGCCGTCCCACACGCGACCGAGCGCGAGCGCGGCACCGACCATCGCGGGCGGCAGCAGCGCGACGTCGGTGTAGAACGGAAACAGCACCACGCTGAGCGACGCGAGGCGCGCGCCGACCGGCAGCTCGCCCGCGCCGTAGAGCAGCTTGCGCGCGACCGACAGGCGCTCCGGCGCGGCGGCGGAGCCGGCGCGGGCGGCGGTCGTGGCCGGCGCGCTCTCGCGCGCGCCACGGACGAGGGTGGCGGGCTCGCTGGTCACGGCCCTCCACGCTGGCGTGCGGACCGAGCCGCGGCAAGGAGATCGGGGCGAAAGGTCGAAAGCCCGCCCGGTCCGGATCTTCGTCGCGACGCGCAGGGGGCAGGGCGCGGTACGGCGTTGGGGGCGCGGCCTCCAAGGTGAGAGCGTCCGTGGCGCCGCGTCCGAGGCACGAGCGCCGGTGGCGCGAGCGTCCGCCGCAGGAGCGTCCATGCGACCGCCGTCTGCGGTCGCGTCATCCGTTCCGCGGCAGCGCGACCGGCTCGGCGGGTCGCCGCCGTCAGCGGCCGTCGCCGCGTCCGCAGTGCTCCGCGAGCCAGCGCACGACCAGCTCCTCGGCCCAGTAGCCCGGCCGCCGCGGGTGGCGCCCGGCGACGAACCCGCAGTGCCCGCCGCGCGGCGTCACCACCAGCTCGACCGCCGGCGACGCCGCGTCGCGAACGTCGTCGAGCACGCGGCTCGGCAGGAACGGATCGTCCTGCGCGCTGATGCACAGGGTCGGCGTCGTGATGCGGTCGAGGTAGCGCAGCGAGCTCGAGCGCCCGTAGTAATCGGCGGCGCCGGCAAAGCCGTGCAGCGGCGCCGTCGCCGCGTCGTCGAAGGGCTCGAAGTCGCGCGCGCGGCGCGCGCGCTCGAGGTCGACGCGCTCCGCGACCTCGGGGAAGCGGCGCGCGAGCCCGGCGATCTTGGCATACAGCGTCGGCAGGAAGTGCCGCGTGTAGAGCCGTCCGATCCGGCACGCCAGGTGGCGCGCGCCGGCCGAGAGGTCGTACGGCACGGACACGGTCGCCGCGGCGCACACCAGACGCTGCTCCGGATTCTCGCCGAGCCACTTGAGCAGCACGTTGCCGCCGAGCGACACGCCGGCCGCGACGATCGGCGTCTCGGGCTCGCGGCGCGCGAGCTCGCGCACGACGTGGTCGAAGTCGCTGGTCTCGCCCGAGTGGTAGAGCCGCGGACGATCGTTCGGCAGCCAGCGCGTGACGTCACGCGGGTCGCGCGCGCACGACCGGAAGTTCAGCACGGTGCCGCGCAGCCCGGCCGCGCGCGCGAGCATCATCATCCCCTGCGCGTAGACCGAGTACGAGCTGCCCTCGAGGCCGTGCAGCAGGACGAAGCGCGGCGACCCGGGCGGGCCGTCGACGTGGTCGAGCACGAGCTGATCGCCGTCGGGAGCGGCGAGGATCTCGCGCTCGAACGACACCAGCGTGCGCGGGCGCGTGAACTGCCCCCACACCGTCTGCAGGTGCGGTCCGGGCAGCCACCACGCGCCGCGGAAGGTGGTGTGGAGCGCGCGCGCCTGGCGGACTAGTCCTGATTCTGGAGCGCCGCCCGCAGGTACTCGCGCCGCAGCGCCGCGATGTTCTCGATCGAGATCGACTTGGGACACGCCGCCTCGCACTCGCCGTGGTTCGAGCAGTCGCCGAAGCCTTCCTCGTCCATCTGCTGCACCATGGCAAGGACGCGCTGGGTCCGCTCGGGGTGGCCCTGCGGCAGCAGCGCGAGGTGACGCACCTTGGCGCCGACGAACAGGTGCGCCGCCGCGTTCGGGCAGGCCGCGACGCAGGCGCCGCAGGCGATGCAGGCGGCCGAGTCCATCGCGGCCTCCTGCACGTGGCGCGGCACCGGGATCGAGTTCGCCTCGGGCGCCGAGCCGGCGTTCACCGAGACGTAGCCGCCGCGCTGGATGATGCGGTCGAACGCCGAGCGGTCGACGATCAGGTCCTTGATGACCGGGAACGAGCGCGCGCGGAACGGCTCGACCACGATGGTCGCCCCGTCCGGGAACTCACGCATGCGCAGCGAGCAGGTGGTGATGTTCGGCACCGGCCCGTGCGCGCGACCGTCGATGACCACGCCGCAGGTGCCGCAGATGCCCTCGCGGCAGTCGCTCTCGATCGCGATCGGCTCCTGGCCCTTCTTGAGCAGGTGCTCGTTGAGCTGATCCATCATCTCGAGGAACGACATGTTCGGATCGATCCCCGAGATCTCGTAGTCGACGAGCTTGCCGGCGGCGGAGCCGTTCGGCTGCCGCCAGATCTTGAGCTTGTACGACCGCGTTCCCTGTCCGTTCTGCGCGCTCATTTGTAGTTCCGTACAGCCAGGTGGACGTTCTCGAATTTGAGCGGCTCACGGTGCAGCCGCGGCTTGCCGAGGTCGCCCGTGTACTCCCAGGCCGCGACGTACGCGTAGCGCTCGTCGTCGCGGATCGGCTCGCCCTCCGGGGACTGGTGCTCGACGCGCAGGTGGCAGCCGCAGCTCTCGTCGCGCGCCAGCGCGTCGATCGCGATGAGCTCGGCGAGCTCGAAGTAGTCGGCGACGCGGCCCGCCTGCTCGAGCACCTGGTTGATGTCCTCGCCCCCTTCGAGCTGGACGTTCTCCCAGAACTCCTCGCGCAGCTCGCGGACCTTCTCGATCGTCGTGGCGAGGCCGCTCGCGCTGCGCTCCATGCCGACGTGGTCCCAGAGGAGGCGTCCGAGCTGCCAGTGGAGCTCGCGCGCCGTCTTCTTGCCCTTGAGGGAGAGGAGCTTCTTCACCCGCGCGCGCACGCCCTCCTCGGCCTCGGCGAACGCCGGGTGGTCGGTGCTGACCTTCCCGGGCTGCTGACCCGCGAGGTAGTTGCCGATCGTGTAGGGCAGGATGAAGTAGCCGTCGGCGAGGCCCTGCATGAGCGCCGACGCGCCGAGCCGGTTCGCGCCGTGATCGGAGAAGTTCGCCTCGCCGATCGCGTGCAGACCGGGGATCGTGGTCATCAGGTTGTAGTCCACCCAGAGGCCGCCCATCGTGTAGTGCGGCGCCGGGTAGATGCGCATCGGGACCTCGTACGGATCCTCGTTGGTGATCTCGTGGTACATCGCGAACAGGTTGCCGTAGCGGTCCGCGATGCCCTCGCGACCGAGCCGCTGCAGCGCCTCCGCGAAGTCGAGGTAGACGGCGCGACCGGTGGGACCGACGCCGTAGCCCTCGTCGCACATGCGCTTCGCCGCGCGTGAGGCGACGTCGCGCGGCACGAGGTTGCCGAACGCCGGGTACTGCCGCTCGAGGAAGTAGTCGCGCTCCGACTCCGGGATCTGGTTGGGCGGCCGCGTGTCGCCCTTCTTCTTCGGCACCCAGATGCGGCCGTCGTTGCGCAGGCTCTCGCTCATCAGCGTGAGCTTCGACTGCCACTCCGCGACCTGCGGGATGCAGGTCGGGTGGATCTGCATGAACGACGGATTCGCGAAGTACGCGCCGCGCTTGTGGCAGCGCCAGATCGCGGTCGCGTTGGAGTTCACCGCGTTGGTCGACAGGTAGTAGACCGTCGAGTAGCCGCCGGTCGCGACCACCACCGCGTCCGCGGCCCAGCGCTCGATCTTCCCGTCGACCAGGTTGCGCGTGATGATGCCGCGCGCGTGGCCGTCGACCAGGACGAGGTCGAGCATCTCGCGGCGCGGGAAGAGCTTGACGCGTCCCGCGTTCACCTGGCGCATCAGCGCGCCGTAGCAGCCGAGCAGGAGCTGCTGACCCGTCTGGCCGCGCGCGTAGAACGTACGCGACACCTGCGCGCCGCCGAACGAGCGGTTGTCGAGCAGACCGCCGTACTCGCGCGCGAACGGTACGCCCTGCGCGACGCACTGGTCGATGATGTTCACCGACAGCTGCGCGAGGCGGTAGACGTTGGCCTCGCGCGCGCGGAAGTCGCCGCCCTTGACGGTGTCGTAGAACAGGCGCCAGACGCTGTCGCCGTCGTTCTTGTAGTTCTTCGCGGCGTTGATGCCGCCCTGCGCGGCGACCGAGTGCGCGCGGCGCGGGCTGTCGTGGATGCAGAAGTTGAGGACGTTGTAGCCGAGCTCCGCGAGCGACGCGGCGGCGGAGCTGCCGGCGAGGCCCGTCCCGACGACGATGATGGTGTACTTCCGCTTGTTCGCCGGGTTGACGAGCTTCATCTCGAAGCGGTGGCGATCCCACTTCGTCTGGATGTCGCCACCCGGGACCTTCGAGTCGAGCGTCCCGTCACGAACTTCGATTTGACCGATCGCGGGAGCGTTCATGGCTGCACCGACGCGACGCCCGCCGTCGGGAGGGGCGTGAAGAGGTAAACGTAGAGCGGCAGGACGAAGAAGCCCACCGCGATCACGATCGCGAACACCAGGCCGACCGAGAACGCGAGCGGACGCACGCGCGGGCCGAGCGCGCCGATCGACTGGAACGCGCTCCAGAAGCCGTGCCGCAGGTGAAAGCCGAGCAGCGCCATCACGGCCATGTAGAACGCGACCCAGAACGGCTGCTTGAAGGTCTCGACCACGATGCGGTGTAGGTCCCAGACCCGCTGCCCGTTCAGATCGGCGACGTAGCCCTGCGCCTCGCCCGGACCGAAGCGGAACTGCCAGAGGTGGATGATCAGGAAGACGAGCAGCACGAGGCCCGTCCAGATCATGGTCCGCGACGCGATGGTCTGCTTGCTCGCCGCGCCCTTGCTGCGCGACACGGTATAGCGGGTGTCGCGGGCGCGCTGGTTGTCGCGCCACACGGTGATCGCGCTCACCGCGTGCAGGATGAACACCGCGGCGAGCCCGAGCTCGATGACGATCAGCAGACCGCCGAGGCTGTGGGTCGTTGCGGCGTAGGCGTTGAGCGCGTCCTTACCGGCGAAGATCGTCAAGTTGCCGGCCAGGTGCGCGACGATGAAGAGCAACAGCAGGACGCCGGTCAGCCCGTTGAGCAGCTTTTTTCCGACCGACGACCAAGGACGAAAGCGCGGCGTTTGCATGAGGGAATCTCCCCACTAGCGATTGCGATCATAATTGCAATTCATCGCCGGGAAGTCATCCCACGACGCCGCGTGGTGACGTGTAGTTGTCTAACGTTGCCCATAAGCGCGGATACGAGTCGGCGCGGGGCGAGCCCGCGCGGGCCGTCCGTGGCCCGCGCTCTCGCACCCGCGCCGACGTGCCCCGCGCGTCAAGCAGCGTTGACGGCGATCTTCTTCCGCTGGCTCGCCGCCGTCTTGGGCAGCGTGACGGTGAGGACGCCACGCTTGAACGACGCCTGCACCTTGTCCGGGTCGATGCCCCGCGGCAGCGGGATGGAGCGGTGGAAGGAGCCGTAGGACTGCTCGCGACGGTAGTAGTCCTTCTCCTTCTCCTCCTTCTCCTCGCGACGCTCACCCTTGATGGTCAGGACGTCGTCGCTCAGCGACACCTCGATGTCCTTCTCGTCCACGCCCGGAAGCTCGGCGGAAACCTGGATCTCGGTGTCGGTCTCCGACACGTCGAGACGCGGCCGGAAGCTACCGAGGTCGTGCGTCCAGTCGAACGGCTCGAGCCCGAAGCCGTCGAAGAACCGTTCGAAGAGCTCGTTGATGTCGCGCTGAAGCGCTGCGAACGGCGAGTCGACGTCGCGACGGACCGGCACGTTCTTGCGTCCCGGACGCCAGTGCACGAGATCCCTGATTGCCATCACCCTCTCTCCTTTCCGGGGATAGCCCCCTCTTCGCTTCGTTCGTTCGTTTCGCTTTCGAGATAAGTCCGCTCGGAGGTCCTTCAAGGGTGGGCGAGCGGGCTTTCGTCCAGGTTTCGCGCGGGTTCGCGCGACAAGCACACGGTTGGGATCACGCCCCGCGCGGACGCGTCGGCACGCGCATCGGCAGGCGCAAAGGGCGAGCGGCGGGACGCGTCCGCCGGACGCCGGCGGCGCGCGAGAGCGTCCGGCCGCGCGCGTCAGGCGAGGGTGGCGAGCGCGATCGTCCCGGCCGCGCGCGTCAGACGACGGTCGCGCCGCCGTCGGCGGCGATCACCTGACCGTTCACGTACGACGCGTCATCGCTCAGCAGGTGGCAGGCGAGGTCGCCGATCTCGTGCGGCTCGGCGATGCGCCGCAGCGGGATGCCGCGCGTCGCCCGGCGGGCGCTCTCCGGGTCGTCGTAGGCGCCGCCCACCATCGGCGTCCG is drawn from Candidatus Binatia bacterium and contains these coding sequences:
- a CDS encoding carboxymuconolactone decarboxylase family protein; this encodes MMPSTPRIAPLPESEWTDEARTVIEPTKALSGGQVFNVFSTLAHHPKLLKHWMVFANHILAKSTLSARDRELLILRAGWLCGSEYEWAQHVVIGKMAGLTEEEIDRVADGPDAPGWSKEDATLLRAADELKRDSCLSDATWAALRERYSTEQILDLIFTVGQYAMLAGALNSLGVEIDATVPRPKRSPRR
- the ftsH gene encoding ATP-dependent zinc metalloprotease FtsH, giving the protein MERRTRFSLLYYLWVLSLILLVDTFLFGGPSVPEIPYSEFLDRVTKNQVATVVLTPEQIWGEMKATSGAAPTDVAKTSDATKASDAATASADAAHAPTSDAAKQASDTAKADADATKKTITPPARETPWRLDRIRAWFAGAEEQAKRAQQEREAALRRQFTVTPVDDPNLVATLQAHGVDFRAEIESHWLRDLFLNWIVPFGILFLLWGVVMQRMGQGPGVLNVGKSKAKIYAADEQSRTRFSDVAGVDEAVEETREIVAFLKEPAKYTRLGAKLPTGVLLVGPPGTGKTLLARAVAGEAGVPFFSLSGSDFVEMFVGVGAARVRDLFQEAKKKAPCIIFIDELDAIGKSRGQTAAPVGGYDERENTLNQILVEMDGFDGKSGVVLMAATNRPEVLDPALLRPGRFDRQILVDRPDREGRLAIFRIHSRNLTLGDDVDLAQMAAQTVGFVGADIANLCNEAALLAARRGRDRVVMADFQDAMERVIGGLEKKNRVLNERERRTVAYHESGHTLVGYLTPGADPVQKVSIVPRGRGALGYTLQAPLEDRYLMSRAELLGRIRTLLGGRAAEEIVFGEISTGASDDLEKASKIARDMLTVYGMSKRLPNLSLSRGQAGFLGQGPQTAPHSGEIEQAIGEEQLEILRDCYAEAKRILTEHRAQLEALAQRLLAQEKLEASDLLEILGPRPGEAGGERSPTAAA
- a CDS encoding glutamine--tRNA ligase/YqeY domain fusion protein produces the protein MSERDTGAAAEAAARAPGQDFIRQRISADVAAGKNGGRVHTRFPPEPNGYLHVGHAKSICLNFGVAQEYGGLCNLRFDDTNPVKEDVEYVEAIKRDVRWLGFDWQDREYYASDYFEQLYEYAVQLIRKGLAYVDSLSADEIREYRGTLTEPGRNSPYRDRSVEENLDLFARMRAGEFEDGAHVLRAKIDMASPNLNLRDPTLYRIRKASHHRTGDKWCIYPMYDFAHALSDAIEGITHSLCTLEFEDHRPLYDWFIENLDVPSRPVQIEFARLNLTYTVMSKRKLLQLVREGHVKGWDDPRMPTLAGMRRRGVPPEALRDFCARIGLAKKDATIDIGQLEFSIRDELNRTAPRVMAVLRPLRLVIENWEEGRVEEVEAVNNPEDPSAGTRLVPFSKVLWIERDDFMENPPKKFFRLSPGAEVRLRYAYIVKCTGVVKDPATGEVTEVRCTIDPETRSGLPGASRKVKGTIHWLSAAHAVPVEVRLYDRLFRSEKPEEAGSFLDDLNPNSLEVVESAFAEPSAAAAPVGSRFQFERLGYFAVDPDTTPERTVFNRIVTLRDTWAKIAQSAQSQ
- a CDS encoding MFS transporter, with the translated sequence MTSEPATLVRGARESAPATTAARAGSAAAPERLSVARKLLYGAGELPVGARLASLSVVLFPFYTDVALLPPAMVGAALALGRVWDGINDPITGWLSDRTRTRFGRRRPYMAAMIVPLAICFAALWMPPAGTPREVFVYLVGALFLFDIFFGFYTTPYLALGAELSTDYGERARVVTVRAVFHNLGLLLGGGGFLALAAALGSGREGYATAGIALAALMLVAGVVAFLGTREPPPPAQLESASLRALLADLRATLRLRSFRIVLAGTALAVCGSSINQAFSLYVFRDAFGMPREAGLVVALYLLAATVSFPFWGAAAARFGKNLSFAACLVWSVLSLCVSPLVNPSWPIAAMFAFIVLAGLGVGGYVLPLAIVADVFDEDELDSGRRREGAFFGVWTLTMKLAGAVGIALAGVLLPYLGYVPGQEQQSAETVLLLKLAWGPLPALFFVATLLVVRKFPLSRERHEEIRAALAARAPRKG
- a CDS encoding alpha/beta fold hydrolase → MWGQFTRPRTLVSFEREILAAPDGDQLVLDHVDGPPGSPRFVLLHGLEGSSYSVYAQGMMMLARAAGLRGTVLNFRSCARDPRDVTRWLPNDRPRLYHSGETSDFDHVVRELARREPETPIVAAGVSLGGNVLLKWLGENPEQRLVCAAATVSVPYDLSAGARHLACRIGRLYTRHFLPTLYAKIAGLARRFPEVAERVDLERARRARDFEPFDDAATAPLHGFAGAADYYGRSSSLRYLDRITTPTLCISAQDDPFLPSRVLDDVRDAASPAVELVVTPRGGHCGFVAGRHPRRPGYWAEELVVRWLAEHCGRGDGR
- a CDS encoding succinate dehydrogenase/fumarate reductase iron-sulfur subunit, translated to MSAQNGQGTRSYKLKIWRQPNGSAAGKLVDYEISGIDPNMSFLEMMDQLNEHLLKKGQEPIAIESDCREGICGTCGVVIDGRAHGPVPNITTCSLRMREFPDGATIVVEPFRARSFPVIKDLIVDRSAFDRIIQRGGYVSVNAGSAPEANSIPVPRHVQEAAMDSAACIACGACVAACPNAAAHLFVGAKVRHLALLPQGHPERTQRVLAMVQQMDEEGFGDCSNHGECEAACPKSISIENIAALRREYLRAALQNQD